From Camelus dromedarius isolate mCamDro1 chromosome X, mCamDro1.pat, whole genome shotgun sequence, one genomic window encodes:
- the LOC116150883 gene encoding melanoma-associated antigen 8-like — protein MRDLHHTEADFHDPREAEDSEDEQDIWVEEEEGASPLSPSSSSSSSSFSSSSSYSVLFLGSGEEVADSGTPSPAQSPQGVCPSPTAVAAPPWSQSEDNGLRSQGEEGPSTGQDPADAESRLHDALHLMMVDLMGFLLHKYRTKQPTSKEEMLNAVLRDDRDHFPAVLSQASECLQLVFGVDVKEVDPREHLYVLVPTLGLTYDGMQDDGQSIPKTGLLLILLGVIVLEGDFAPEEAVWGALSKMGLCAGREHFIYGEPRELITNVWVREGYVEYRQVANSDPARHEFLWGPRAYTETSKLQVLEHFLRINRRGPSSFPSLSEERVSDEEEGA, from the coding sequence ATGCGTGACCTCCACCACACTGAAGCCGACTTTCACGACCCAAGAGAGGCTGAGGATTCCGAGGATGAGCAGGACATTtgggttgaggaggaggagggcgcatccccgttgtctccctcctcctcctcctcctcctcctccttctcctcctcgtcTTCCTACTCAGTCCTGTTCCTGGGCAGTGGCGAGGAGGTGGCTGATTCTGGGACACCCAGTCCCGCGCAGAGCCCTCAGGGTGTCTGCCCCTCTCCCACAGccgtggcagcccctccctggagccagtCGGAAGACAATGGCCTCAGAAGCCAAGGTGAGGAGGGGCCCAGCACCGGGCAGGACCCGGCAGATGCCGAGTCCCGGCTCCACGATGCATTACATTTGATGATGGTTGACCTGATGGGCTTCCTGCTCCACAAGTACCGCACAAAGCAGCCGacctcaaaagaggaaatgctgaaTGCGGTCCTCAGAGATGACCGGGACCACTTCCCTGCGGTCTTGAGCCAAGCCTCTGAGTGTCTGCAGCTGGtctttggggtggatgtgaaggaggtggaccccagggagcacttgtatgtcctggtccccaccctgggcctcacctacGATGGCATGCAGGACGATGGGCAGAGCATTCCCAAGACTGGCCTCCTGCTGATACTTCTGGGTGTGATTGTCCTGGAGGGCGACTTTGCTCCTGAGGAGGCAGTCTGGGGAGCACTTAGCAAGAtggggctgtgtgctgggagggagcacttcatctatggggagcccagggagctcatcACCAACGTGTGGGTGCGGGAGGGGTACGTGGAGTACCGGCAGGTGGCCAACAGCGATCCCGCTCGCCACGAGTTCCTGTGGGGTCCCCGGGCCTACACGGAGACCAGCAAGCTGCAAGTCCTGGAACATTTCCTCAGGATCAATAGAAGGGGTCCCAGTTCTTTCCCGTCCCTGTCTGAAGAGCGAGTGAGTGATGAGGAAGAGGGGGCCTGA
- the LOC135320107 gene encoding melanoma-associated antigen 8-like, with amino-acid sequence MRDLHHTEADFHDPREAEDSEDEQDIWVEEEEGASPLSPSSSSSSSSFSSSSSYSVLFLGSGEEVADSGTPSPAQSPQGVCPSPTAVAAPPWSQSEDNGLRSQGEEGPSTGQDPADAESRLHDALHLMMVDLMGFLLHKYRTKQPTSKEEMLNAVLRDDQDHFPAVLSQASECLQLVFGVDVKEVDPREHLYVLVPTLGLTYDGMQDDGQSIPKTGLLLILLGVIVLEGDFAPEEAVWGALSKMGLCAGREHFIYGEPRELITNVWVREGYVEYRQVANSDPARHEFLWGPRAYTETSKLQVLEHFLRINRRGPSSFPSLSEERVSDEEEGA; translated from the coding sequence ATGCGTGACCTCCACCACACTGAAGCCGACTTTCACGACCCAAGAGAGGCTGAGGATTCCGAGGATGAGCAGGACATTtgggttgaggaggaggagggcgcatccccgttgtctccctcctcctcctcctcctcctcctccttctcctcctcgtcTTCCTACTCAGTCCTGTTCCTGGGCAGTGGCGAGGAGGTGGCTGATTCTGGGACACCCAGTCCCGCGCAGAGCCCTCAGggtgtctgcccctcccccacagccgtggcagcccctccctggagccagtCGGAAGACAATGGCCTCAGAAGCCAAGGTGAGGAGGGGCCCAGCACCGGGCAGGACCCGGCAGATGCCGAGTCCCGGCTCCACGATGCATTACATTTGATGATGGTTGACCTGATGGGCTTCCTGCTCCACAAGTACCGCACAAAGCAGCCGacctcaaaagaggaaatgctgaaTGCGGTCCTCAGAGATGACCAGGACCACTTCCCTGCGGTCTTGAGCCAAGCCTCTGAGTGTCTGCAGCTGGtctttggggtggatgtgaaggaggtggaccccagggagcacttgtatgtcctggtccccaccctgggcctcacctacGATGGCATGCAGGACGATGGGCAGAGCATTCCCAAGACTGGCCTCCTGCTGATACTTCTGGGTGTGATTGTCCTGGAGGGCGACTTTGCTCCTGAGGAGGCAGTCTGGGGAGCACTTAGCAAGAtggggctgtgtgctgggagggagcacttcatctatggggagcccagggagctcatcACCAACGTGTGGGTGCGGGAGGGGTACGTGGAGTACCGGCAGGTGGCCAACAGCGATCCCGCTCGCCACGAGTTCCTGTGGGGTCCCCGGGCCTACACGGAGACCAGCAAGCTGCAAGTCCTGGAACATTTCCTCAGGATCAATAGAAGGGGTCCCAGTTCTTTCCCGTCCCTGTCTGAAGAGCGAGTGAGTGATGAGGAAGAGGGGGCCTGA
- the LOC135320180 gene encoding melanoma-associated antigen 8-like, which translates to MRDLHHTEADFHDPREAEDSEDEQDIWVEEEEGASPLSPSSSSSSSSFSSSSSYSVLFLGSGEEVADSGTPSPAQSPQGVCPSPTAVAAPPWSQSEDNGLRSQGEEGPSTGQDPADAESRLHDALHLMMVDLMGFLLHKYRTKQPTSKEEMLNAVLRDDRDHFPAVLSQASECLQLVFGVDVKEVDPREHLYVLVPTLGLTYDGMQDDGQSIPKTGLLLILLGVIVLEGDFAPEEAVWGALSKMGLCAGREHFIYGEPRELITNVWVREGYVEYRQVANSDPARHEFLWGPRAYTETSKLQVLEHFLRINRRGPSSFPSLSEERVSDEEEGA; encoded by the coding sequence ATGCGTGACCTCCACCACACTGAAGCCGACTTTCACGACCCAAGAGAGGCTGAGGATTCCGAGGATGAGCAGGACATTtgggttgaggaggaggagggcgcatccccgttgtctccctcctcctcctcctcctcctcctccttctcctcctcgtcTTCCTACTCAGTCCTGTTCCTGGGCAGTGGCGAGGAGGTGGCTGATTCTGGGACACCCAGTCCCGCGCAGAGCCCTCAGggtgtctgcccctcccccacagccgtggcagcccctccctggagccagtCGGAAGACAATGGCCTCAGAAGCCAAGGTGAGGAGGGGCCCAGCACCGGGCAGGACCCGGCAGATGCCGAGTCCCGGCTCCACGATGCATTACATTTGATGATGGTTGACCTGATGGGCTTCCTGCTCCACAAGTACCGCACAAAGCAGCCGacctcaaaagaggaaatgctgaaTGCGGTCCTCAGAGATGACCGGGACCACTTCCCTGCGGTCTTGAGCCAAGCCTCTGAGTGTCTGCAGCTGGtctttggggtggatgtgaaggaggtggaccccagggagcacttgtatgtcctggtccccaccctgggcctcacctacGATGGCATGCAGGACGATGGGCAGAGCATTCCCAAGACTGGCCTCCTGCTGATACTTCTGGGTGTGATTGTCCTGGAGGGCGACTTTGCTCCTGAGGAGGCAGTCTGGGGAGCACTTAGCAAGAtggggctgtgtgctgggagggagcacttcatctatggggagcccagggagctcatcACCAACGTGTGGGTGCGGGAGGGGTACGTGGAGTACCGGCAGGTGGCCAACAGCGATCCCGCTCGCCACGAGTTCCTGTGGGGTCCCCGGGCCTACACGGAGACCAGCAAGCTGCAAGTCCTGGAACATTTCCTCAGGATCAATAGAAGGGGTCCCAGTTCTTTCCCGTCCCTGTCTGAAGAGCGAGTGAGTGATGAGGAAGAGGGGGCCTGA
- the LOC135320181 gene encoding melanoma-associated antigen 8-like: MRDLHHTEADFHDPREAEDSEDEQDIWVEEEEGASPLSPSSSSSSSSSSFSSSSSYSVLFLGSGEEVADSGTPSPAQSPQGVCPSPTAVAAPPWSQSEDNGLRSQGEEGPSTGQDPADAESRLHDALHLMMVDLMGFLLHKYRTKQPTSKEEMLNAVLRDDRDHFPAVLSQASECLQLVFGVDVKEVDPREHLYVLVPTLGLTYDGMQDDGQSIPKTGLLLILLGVIVLEGDFAPEEAVWGALSKMGLCAGREHFIYGEPRELITNVWVREGYVEYRQVANSDPARHEFLWGPRAYTETSKLQVLEHFLRINRRGPSSFPSLSEERVSDEEEGA, from the coding sequence ATGCGTGACCTCCACCACACTGAAGCCGACTTTCACGACCCAAGAGAGGCTGAGGATTCCGAGGATGAGCAGGACATTtgggttgaggaggaggagggcgcatccccgttgtctccctcctcctcctcctcctcctcctcctcctccttctcctcctcgtcTTCCTACTCAGTCCTGTTCCTGGGCAGTGGCGAGGAGGTGGCTGATTCTGGGACACCCAGTCCCGCGCAGAGCCCTCAGggtgtctgcccctcccccacagccgtggcagcccctccctggagccagtCGGAAGACAATGGCCTCAGAAGCCAAGGTGAGGAGGGGCCCAGCACCGGGCAGGACCCGGCAGATGCCGAGTCCCGGCTCCACGATGCATTACATTTGATGATGGTTGACCTGATGGGCTTCCTGCTCCACAAGTACCGCACAAAGCAGCCGacctcaaaagaggaaatgctgaaTGCGGTCCTCAGAGATGACCGGGACCACTTCCCTGCGGTCTTGAGCCAAGCCTCTGAGTGTCTGCAGCTGGtctttggggtggatgtgaaggaggtggaccccagggagcacttgtatgtcctggtccccaccctgggcctcacctacGATGGCATGCAGGACGATGGGCAGAGCATTCCCAAGACTGGCCTCCTGCTGATACTTCTGGGTGTGATTGTCCTGGAGGGCGACTTTGCTCCTGAGGAGGCAGTCTGGGGAGCACTTAGCAAGAtggggctgtgtgctgggagggagcacttcatctatggggagcccagggagctcatcACCAACGTGTGGGTGCGGGAGGGGTACGTGGAGTACCGGCAGGTGGCCAACAGCGATCCCGCTCGCCACGAGTTCCTGTGGGGTCCCCGGGCCTACACGGAGACCAGCAAGCTGCAAGTCCTGGAACATTTCCTCAGGATCAATAGAAGGGGTCCCAGTTCTTTCCCGTCCCTGTCTGAAGAGCGAGTGAGTGATGAGGAAGAGGGGGCCTGA